One genomic region from Desulfobaccales bacterium encodes:
- a CDS encoding Coenzyme F420 hydrogenase/dehydrogenase, beta subunit C-terminal domain, whose amino-acid sequence MAKFAKLSFKKDELNKELAAFSKRMLENSAVDAVLVPMAQTKKGVRLTLVTSADHTAQVDPFAPIAAVSGAKIASSLTSRPSGRKVAMVLRPCEIRAVVELAKLKQVNLDDVLLIGMDCLGRYENTDFAKFQEQGGTSESFLENAQAGKTSMSDFDIIGSCKICEFPTADNVDMRLCAIGAGNGAVFIEAITEKGEQALEKSGLKAGAAPAGRDEAVKKLVAVRTEARDKKFAEFRADTSSFEALADKLAACVNCYNCRVACPVCYCKECVFITDTFRHTGEQFMMWADQNGRLKMPNDTLFFHLTRLTHMSLFCVGCGQCTSACPNGIDLMPLFRTCADKTQARFNYQAGRSVDEEQPMAGFKSDELVEVTGQVK is encoded by the coding sequence ATGGCTAAATTCGCAAAATTGTCATTTAAGAAAGACGAATTGAATAAGGAACTGGCCGCATTCTCCAAACGCATGCTTGAAAATAGTGCGGTTGATGCTGTCCTCGTTCCGATGGCTCAGACTAAGAAAGGGGTCCGACTTACCCTCGTTACCTCTGCTGACCATACCGCTCAGGTGGATCCTTTTGCCCCGATCGCTGCCGTAAGTGGTGCAAAAATTGCTTCATCGCTTACCTCGCGCCCATCCGGCCGCAAGGTTGCGATGGTCCTGCGCCCCTGTGAGATTCGGGCTGTGGTTGAGCTCGCTAAATTAAAGCAAGTGAACCTCGATGATGTCCTGTTGATCGGTATGGACTGTCTCGGCCGCTATGAAAATACCGATTTTGCCAAATTCCAGGAGCAGGGAGGGACATCCGAGTCTTTCCTGGAGAACGCCCAGGCCGGAAAGACCTCCATGTCGGATTTCGATATCATCGGCTCCTGTAAGATCTGTGAATTTCCGACGGCTGACAATGTCGATATGAGATTGTGTGCCATAGGCGCGGGAAACGGCGCTGTCTTCATCGAAGCCATAACCGAAAAAGGTGAGCAAGCACTGGAAAAATCAGGCTTGAAGGCGGGTGCAGCTCCTGCCGGCCGGGACGAGGCGGTGAAGAAGCTAGTTGCGGTGCGTACCGAGGCCAGGGATAAAAAATTTGCTGAATTTCGGGCTGACACCAGCAGCTTTGAGGCGCTGGCAGACAAACTGGCTGCCTGTGTCAACTGCTACAATTGTCGGGTTGCATGCCCGGTCTGCTATTGTAAGGAATGTGTATTCATCACGGATACCTTCCGGCACACCGGCGAGCAGTTCATGATGTGGGCGGATCAAAACGGTAGGCTGAAGATGCCTAACGACACCTTGTTTTTTCATCTGACCCGCTTGACCCATATGAGCCTTTTCTGTGTCGGTTGCGGTCAGTGTACGAGTGCCTGCCCGAATGGTATTGATCTGATGCCGTTGTTCAGGACATGTGCCGATAAGACTCAGGCCCGATTCAACTATCAGGCAGGACGATCGGTCGATGAAGAACAGCCGATGGCTGGATTCAAATCAGATGAGCTGGTTGAAGTGACCGGTCAAGTCAAATAG
- a CDS encoding hydrogenase iron-sulfur subunit: protein MSEFEPQIVAFFCNWCTFTAADLAGTSRLSYPPNLKIIRVMCSGMVDPKFVLKAFLNGADGVLIGGCWPGDCHYINGNLKARRRVALHTEVLKQYGIGEERFWLRWIAASEGTMLKEVADEMTAKLKQLGPSPLRNISMAV, encoded by the coding sequence ATGAGCGAGTTTGAACCCCAAATAGTGGCGTTTTTTTGTAACTGGTGCACATTCACCGCCGCCGATCTTGCCGGTACTTCACGTCTTTCATACCCGCCCAACCTCAAGATCATCAGGGTTATGTGCAGTGGCATGGTTGATCCAAAATTCGTCCTTAAGGCATTCCTGAATGGCGCGGATGGTGTCTTGATCGGTGGGTGTTGGCCTGGGGATTGTCATTACATCAATGGCAACCTGAAGGCACGGCGCCGAGTGGCGCTCCACACCGAGGTTCTGAAACAGTATGGGATTGGTGAAGAGCGTTTCTGGCTTCGGTGGATCGCCGCTAGTGAGGGAACCATGCTGAAGGAAGTCGCAGATGAAATGACTGCGAAATTGAAACAGCTTGGACCAAGCCCCCTTCGGAATATCAGTATGGCAGTTTGA